The Thermodesulfobacterium sp. TA1 sequence AAGAAGGATGGTCTATCACACCCCTAAGGAGATAGCCCCTTATTTATGTGAGCTTTCGGTAAACAACCGGATAGCCATCCTTTTTGGAAACGAAAGGTTTGGGCTTTCAAACGAAGATTTAGGGCTTTGTGATAAGGTGGTTACCATCCCCACCACCGAGCATGCCTCCCTTAACGTAGCCCAAGCGGTGGTAATCATCCTTTATGAAATCTTTCAGCACGCAGGAGAGCCGGTTTTTCCTAAACCTCAGTTGGCAACCCAGCATGAACTTTCTATCATGTATAAAATCATAGAGGCAACCTTAGCGACTATAGACTACATCCCCCATGAAAACCAGGTATTGTGGCTTACCAACATCCGCCGTTTTCTGTCAAGGCTTGAGCTTACCTCAAAAGAGGTAAAAATCATCCAAGGGTTTTGCAGACAACTGCTCTGGGCCTTGGGGAAAGAGATTAAGCTTTCTTCTCAAGAAGAGAAAGAACCTCAAAGTGATAGGTCTGAGGAAACATATCAAACAGATAAACCTTCTTAAGGACATAACCTAAGTCTTTTAAAATCTTTAAGTCTCTTGCCAGCGTAGGGGCATCACAAGAAACATAAACCAGATATTTTCGGTTTACCTCAGGAAGAAACCTTAGGATTTCTTTACAGCCTCCGCGGGGAGGGTCAAGCACCATCAAGTCAAACTCCTCTCCCTGTTTGATGGCCTGATATAAAGCCTCGGTTGAACTCATCTGTCTGAGGTCAAGCCTTCCGTTGATACCGTTTCTCTCTGCGGTATAAAGCCCGTCTTCTATCGCCCTTAAGTCTGTGTCTACCCCTAAGGCCTTGGTTATCCCTTCTGATAACAAAGCCAACACAAAGTTTCCCATACCGCAGTGCAAATCAAGGACCGTTTCACAATCAAGGCCCCAAGATTTTATAGTTTCTATGATGGCTAAGTTTATTCCCCAGTTGGTTTGGACAAAAACCCCTGGCTGAACATAATAAACCAGCTGTTCTGGTCCTTGAAAAAGTCTTCTTCCTCCGAAAGAGGCGTCTTCAGGAAAAGGACCCTCTGGATGGCGTCCTTTCATCCAGTAAAAACTGGCCTTGAGCTGAGGAAGAGAGGACAATTCTTCTAAGTCCTGTTTGTTAGGCCTAAAGGCTGTCCAAAAAATCAGGGTAGCTTTACCGTCTAACGGAGAAGACTCTATCTTTATCCGCTTGCTGTAGGTTGAAAGCCTTAACCAAGAAGGAGTTTGATAAAGGCTTAAAAGCACCTGGTTTAAAACCTCTTCGGCAAGAAGACATCTTTCTATCCTTAAGACCTCATGGGATTTTCTTTTTACAAAACCCATCTTAAGGCTTTCAGCCTCTACATGAAGCCTCAGCCGGTTCCGATAGAAAAACTCCTTGGGAGAGGGGACCACCCCTTCCAAGGGTACCTCTTCTTTCCAACCAGCCCTGGCAAAAGTTTCATAAAGGATAGTCTTTTTAAGGTTTAGCTGAGCTTGATATACCGCGTGCTGAAATTGACAACCTCCGCACACCCCATAATAAGGGCATAAAGGGTCTCTCCTCTCAGGAGAGGGCTCTAAAAGGTCTATCAGGTCTGCCTCGGCATAGTCCCCAAAATCTTTAACTATCTTAACCTTAACCAGCTCTCCAGGCAAGGAATAAGGCACAAAAAGGACCTTACCGTCAGGCAGCCTCCCTAAGCCTTCTCCACCAAAAACCACCTTTTCTATCCTAACTACCTTTTCCATGACACCCTTTCTTTTAACACTTACCTAAGTAGACCACCTTGTTTTTCGAAAAAAAATCAGGTTTTTATTATACCACTTTAGGTTTGATATACAATCAGCCAACAACCTTAACTAAACCTAAGACTAACCCTGTCAGCTAAAAAGATGGACAAGGCTTTAAGTAAAAAAAAAATTAAACCAAAAAGGCCGCAGTTTTAGCCTTAAGAGAAAACCTTTTATAAAACTTTACTGTTTTTAAAAAATACTTAAAATTTAATGTAAAAACTAAAGCCTCTTTAACCTCTAAAGGAGGGCAATCGTAATAAAAAGATATGTAGGGCTTGATGTAGGGTCAGGCACAGCCAAGGTAGCGGTGTTTGATGAGGATAAAAACCTCCTTTTTTGGAGGTACGAAAAGACCCATGGTCAGCCCATAGAAACTGCAGAAAGGATTTTGACCGAAGTAGAAAAACAGTTTGGGAAAGAAGGTTTATCTGGGATTACCTGCACCGGAACCGCAGGCAAAACCATTTCTCAAATCCTTGGATGTGCTTTTGTAAACGAGGTGATGGCCCATGCCAAGGCAGCTACGTTTTTTCATCCTGAGGTTAAAACCATCATAGACATCGGAGGCGAAGACTCAAAGCTTATCTTTATCACCCATGAGAGGGGTATTCCAGAGATAGAAGACTTTGCGTTAAACACCCTTTGTGCCGCAGGAACAGGCTCGTTTTTAGAACAACAGGCAGCAAGGCTTGGTTATACCATAGAAGAGTTTTCAAGGCTTGCCCTTGAGGCACAAAACATACCAAGGATAGCAGGAAGGTGCACCGTCTTTGCTAAATCAGACATGATACATCTTCAGCAGGCAGCGGTGCCTGACCACGAAATCATCGCAGGCCTTTGTTTTGCTATCATAAGAAACCTTAAAAGCAACTTAGCTAAAGGAAGGGAAATCCTTCCTCCTCTGGTTTTTCAAGGAGGGGTTGCGGCAAACTTAGGGGTAAGAAAGGCGATAAAAGAGGTGTTTAGGCTAAAAGACGATGAGCTTATCATCCCAGAGCACTTTAGGATTATGGGGGCGATAGGAGCAGCCCTTTACGGGCTTGAAGGAAAAGCCTTTTCAGACTACCGAGGGGCAGACATCCTAAGGACCTACCTTAAAGAAAGGTCTTATTCTCCTCCAAGGTATGAGGTGCTTAAACCTTTTAAGTCTTTAGACCTATCAAAGGAGCTTAAAAATAGGTTTTTGGCCAAAAGAACCAACCTTGAAAACCGGTCTAAAGAGGTATGGCTTGGGATTGACGTTGGGTCAGTAAGCACCAAACTGGTAGCCATAGACCGCGAAGGCAACCTGGTAGCCAAGGTCTATCTCTTACATCAGGGAAAACCCCTTGAAAGCATAAAAAAGGGACTTTTAGACCTAAAGCAACAACTTCCTGAAGACGTTATGGTAAAAGGGGTTGGGACTACTGGTTCTGGTAGGTATCTGATAGGGGATTTTGTAGGGGCAGACGTTATCCGAAACGAAATTACCGCTCAAGCCTATGGAGCCCTTTTTATAGACCCTGAGGTAGACACCATCTTTGAAATCGGAGGACAGGATTCAAAATACATCTACTTAGAAAAAGGCACCATCTCAGACTTTACGATGAATAAGGCCTGTGCTGCAGGCACAGGGTCTTTTTTACAGGAACAGGCGGTAAAGCTTGAGGTTCCGATAGAAAAGTTTGGAGAAATAGCCTTACAAAGCAACGCCCCTCTTAAGCTTGGAGAAAGATGCACCGTTTTTATGCAGTCAGACCTTCTACACTACCAACAGCAAGGACTTCCTAAGGAAGACTTAATAGCAGGCCTTTGTTATGCCATAGTTCATAATTATTTAAATAAAGTAGTAGAAGACAGAAAGATAGGTAAAAAGATATTCTTTCAAGGGGCGGTGGCGTTTAACCAAGGGGTGGTGGCTGCCTTTGAAAAGGTGTTAGGCAAACCGGTGATAGTGCCTCCTCACCATGAGGTCACAGGTGCGATAGGGGTGGCACTTCTTGCCAAGGCCGAAACCCAAGGAGAAACCAAGTTTAAAGGGTTTGACCTCACCAACGTGAACTATCAGATTAAAGCCTTTGAGTGCAAAGAGTGCCCTAATCAATGCGAAATCCATAAAGTAATCATAGAAGGCTCTTCCCCTTACTATTATGGAGGAAGGTGCGAAAAATATGAGGTAGACCACAGGAAAGCCGGTGAAAACATACCTAACCTTACTTTAGAGCGGTTTGAAAAACTCCTTTCCTACGTAAAACCTATTAAAGAAGAAAAAGCCTCAGATAAAACCATCGGAATCCCCCTTATCCTTCAGTTTTATGAGTGGTTACCCTTTTTTGCTACTTTTTTCCAAGAGTTAGGATATCAAGTAGTTCTTTCTTCTCAAACCTCTAAAAAGATCATCAAAACAGGCTGTGAGATAACCCCAGGGGAGCCTTGTTTTCCTATAAAGATAGCTATAGGGCATATAAAGGAGCTTTTAGACAAAGGGGTTAAAACCTTGTTTCTTCCCCAGATAACCGACCTACCTCCTGAACATCCTTACTTTGAGGTAGGTAAGGTGTGTCCTTATGTTCAAAGCGTGCCTTGGATAAGTCCTGCTACCTTTAGGTTTGAGGACCTGGGGGTAAAAGTAATAAGCCCGGTCCTACATTTAGGACGTCCTAAGTTTTTGATAAACGAAGAGATAAAAGCTTTAGCCAAGATGCTTGGGGTTTCTGAGAAAGAGGCTAAACGAGCCTGGAAGGCAGCAGAAGAGGCACAAAGAGATTTTCATCATTGGCTTAGACAAAGAGGTAAAGAGGTTTTATCTCGGTTTAAAGACCAAATCATCTTGGTTATCGTAGGAAGACCTTACAATGCCTTTGACCCAGGGGCTAATCTTGGAATCCACTACAAGATAAGAAGGCTTGGGGTGGTAGGTCTACCGATAGACATGCTACCTTTAGAAGAAATAAACGACCCAAAGGTGCTTGAACCTCTTTCGGAGATGTATTGGGAGTACGGGCAAAGGTTTTTACTGGCAGCCCATCTTATAAGAGAAACCCCTAACCTTTTCCCTGTCTTTTTTACCAACTTTTCTTGCGGTCCAGACTCTTTTATCCAACATTTTTTTGAGGAGACGTTGGGAGGAAAACCTTTTATAGAGATTGAGGTTGACGAACACAGCGCTGAGGCTGGGGTGGTAACCAGGTTGGAGGCCTTTGTAGACAGCATCCGGGACAAAGTAAAACGTTATGAACTCACCAGAAGTTTTGTGTTTTTACAGGCAAGTCCTAAAGAAAAGAGAACCATCTATATCCCCTATATGTGCGACCATGCAGTAGCCTTAGCAGCGGCTTTTAGGGCCTGTGGGGTTGAGGCTAAGGTTTTACCAGAGCCCGACGAAGAAAGCCTTGAGTTTGGAAGAAAATATACCTCAGGCAAGGAATGCTACCCCACCATCCTTACCACAGGAGACCTTATCAAACTTATCAACCAACCTGGGTTTAAACCTGAAAAAAGCGTGTTTTTTATGCCAAACAGCGGTGGACCTTGCAGGTTTGGGCAATATAACAAACTTCATCGCAAAATCTTAAGAGACCTAAACGTTAACCTGCCTGTGTATTCTTTACAGCAAGACATGAGGTTTTACGAGGATTTAGACCTCTTAGGCAAAAACTTTATGAAGATCGCCTGGAAGGGAATAATAGCGGTAGACGTTCTTCATAAACTCTTTAGAGAAACCAGACCTTATGCTAAAGACCGAGAAGCTGTAGAAAGGCTCTATCAAGAAGGCCTTGATCAGATAGAAAAGGCTATAGAAAAAGGAGAGGACCTTCTTTCTGTGCTTTTAGACCTAAAAAACAGGTTTACTCAGATAGAGCTCAACTCCCAAGAAAAGCCTAAGGTAGGGGTAGTAGGAGAGATTTACGTAAGAAGCAACCGGTTTGCTAACGAAGACCTCTACAGGTTTTTAGAAGACTTAGGGGTAGAGGTATGGCTTCCACCTATCACCGAGTGGATACACTTTATCAACTATACCTCTAAAAATTGGGCTAAAAGGCTTGGCCTTTTTAAAACCTACTTTAGGTATATCCTTGAAAGCAAGTATTTAAAGTGGGAAGAAGAAAAGTTTGTTTCGGTGTTTAAAGATGTGCTTGACACCGCCGAAGAACTGCCTGTAGAAGAGTTGATGAAGCTTACCCAAAAATACATAGACATAAGGTTTGAAGGAGGAGAGGTTTTGCTTTCTGTAGGTAAGGCGGTAGAATATACCCACAACGGGGTTTCTGGAATAGTAAACGTCATACCTTTTGCTTGTATGCCTGGCAATGTGGTTTCTGCCTTGTTAAAGAGGATAAAAGAAGGGGAAGGTAAAAGACTTCCTTTGATTACCGTGCCTTGTGATGGACAAAAATCTCTTGGCACCAAGATGAGGATAGAAGCTTTTGTCGAACAGGTAAAAGAATTTTATAACACCAAGAGAACAGCTTAGCAAACTTAAAAAATTTTATAAAAAATAAACTTAAAAACATAAAATTAATTGGATTTTTGGGATTATGCCTAATTTTGTAGTTTTTTGCTGGTTGATTTTTTTTAAATTATGTTTTAAATGTATGTAAGTTGAAAGAGAAAAAAGATAGTGCTTTTAAATTTTTGTTAGAGGTTTTAGCCGAAAGTTTTACCATCGGTATTGCTGTAGTTTCTTCTATCATAGCAGGGGCGGTGGTAGGTTGGCTGATAGAGGAGAAGCTTTTACATGGAAGGACTTCTCCATGGATTACTACTATTTTTATAATTTTTGGGGCGATAGGAGGAATAAAAAACCTTCTTTGGTATGCCAAAAAGAGGACGAAGGATATAGGGAAAAATGATAAAGGAAGTAAGTCCTGAAAGGTTTTTTGGTGAGGCAGAAAGGTTAATCCTTGGTTTGGTCATTTTGTTTACGATTTTGGTTTATGTTTTATGGGGAGGCATAGGGGAAACCTTATCCTTTTTAGCAGGTGGGTTTTTAGGTTTTTTAAATTTTCGGACTACCAAAAAAGAAGGAATAGCATTTGTAAAGAAAATCCAGGAAATTCTTCTTTCAGACCAAAAAAACCTTTACAACAAGGAACGTCATGCCTATATAGCCAAGATTTATCTTAAACTTTTGGCTACTGCGATAGTAATTTATTTTTTGATAGCCCATCTCAGGGCTCATCCAGTTTTTTTGGTTTCTGCTTTTGTTTTGGTTTACTTTAGTCTTACAGCCTATAGTTTTATTAGGTTTATTTTATGGATGAGAAAAGAAAAAAAAGAAATACTAGCTTAGGGGGTTAGGTTATGGAACATCCTATACTGTTTCTGTGTTTTATTTTGGAAAAGCTTGGTCTTCCTTCTGGGTTTCACTATTATGAAGAGGCGGCGCATTATGGACCTTTAGCTAAGCTTTTTGCGCCTCACATGGTCCACAGCTTTTTTGTGTGCCTTTTACTTATCGTTTTAGCCTATATAGGCACAAGAAAGATGGAGTTTATTCCTAAGGGTTTTCAAAACTTTTGGGAATTTTTAATCGAAACCCTTTACAATTTTACCAAAGAAAACGTGCCTCATGGAGATGGGCATGGACCTAATTTAGTG is a genomic window containing:
- a CDS encoding RNA methyltransferase, whose protein sequence is MQVRPIAKPQKARLENLAVVLVNPMYSENIGAAARACANFGVPNLIVVNPESLDEEKMKAMATKAGIPIIESMQVFPDLESALKDFRYVVGTTARLGRRRMVYHTPKEIAPYLCELSVNNRIAILFGNERFGLSNEDLGLCDKVVTIPTTEHASLNVAQAVVIILYEIFQHAGEPVFPKPQLATQHELSIMYKIIEATLATIDYIPHENQVLWLTNIRRFLSRLELTSKEVKIIQGFCRQLLWALGKEIKLSSQEEKEPQSDRSEETYQTDKPS
- the rlmD gene encoding 23S rRNA (uracil(1939)-C(5))-methyltransferase RlmD, which encodes MEKVVRIEKVVFGGEGLGRLPDGKVLFVPYSLPGELVKVKIVKDFGDYAEADLIDLLEPSPERRDPLCPYYGVCGGCQFQHAVYQAQLNLKKTILYETFARAGWKEEVPLEGVVPSPKEFFYRNRLRLHVEAESLKMGFVKRKSHEVLRIERCLLAEEVLNQVLLSLYQTPSWLRLSTYSKRIKIESSPLDGKATLIFWTAFRPNKQDLEELSSLPQLKASFYWMKGRHPEGPFPEDASFGGRRLFQGPEQLVYYVQPGVFVQTNWGINLAIIETIKSWGLDCETVLDLHCGMGNFVLALLSEGITKALGVDTDLRAIEDGLYTAERNGINGRLDLRQMSSTEALYQAIKQGEEFDLMVLDPPRGGCKEILRFLPEVNRKYLVYVSCDAPTLARDLKILKDLGYVLKKVYLFDMFPQTYHFEVLSLLEKKA
- a CDS encoding acyl-CoA dehydratase activase; the encoded protein is MFDEDKNLLFWRYEKTHGQPIETAERILTEVEKQFGKEGLSGITCTGTAGKTISQILGCAFVNEVMAHAKAATFFHPEVKTIIDIGGEDSKLIFITHERGIPEIEDFALNTLCAAGTGSFLEQQAARLGYTIEEFSRLALEAQNIPRIAGRCTVFAKSDMIHLQQAAVPDHEIIAGLCFAIIRNLKSNLAKGREILPPLVFQGGVAANLGVRKAIKEVFRLKDDELIIPEHFRIMGAIGAALYGLEGKAFSDYRGADILRTYLKERSYSPPRYEVLKPFKSLDLSKELKNRFLAKRTNLENRSKEVWLGIDVGSVSTKLVAIDREGNLVAKVYLLHQGKPLESIKKGLLDLKQQLPEDVMVKGVGTTGSGRYLIGDFVGADVIRNEITAQAYGALFIDPEVDTIFEIGGQDSKYIYLEKGTISDFTMNKACAAGTGSFLQEQAVKLEVPIEKFGEIALQSNAPLKLGERCTVFMQSDLLHYQQQGLPKEDLIAGLCYAIVHNYLNKVVEDRKIGKKIFFQGAVAFNQGVVAAFEKVLGKPVIVPPHHEVTGAIGVALLAKAETQGETKFKGFDLTNVNYQIKAFECKECPNQCEIHKVIIEGSSPYYYGGRCEKYEVDHRKAGENIPNLTLERFEKLLSYVKPIKEEKASDKTIGIPLILQFYEWLPFFATFFQELGYQVVLSSQTSKKIIKTGCEITPGEPCFPIKIAIGHIKELLDKGVKTLFLPQITDLPPEHPYFEVGKVCPYVQSVPWISPATFRFEDLGVKVISPVLHLGRPKFLINEEIKALAKMLGVSEKEAKRAWKAAEEAQRDFHHWLRQRGKEVLSRFKDQIILVIVGRPYNAFDPGANLGIHYKIRRLGVVGLPIDMLPLEEINDPKVLEPLSEMYWEYGQRFLLAAHLIRETPNLFPVFFTNFSCGPDSFIQHFFEETLGGKPFIEIEVDEHSAEAGVVTRLEAFVDSIRDKVKRYELTRSFVFLQASPKEKRTIYIPYMCDHAVALAAAFRACGVEAKVLPEPDEESLEFGRKYTSGKECYPTILTTGDLIKLINQPGFKPEKSVFFMPNSGGPCRFGQYNKLHRKILRDLNVNLPVYSLQQDMRFYEDLDLLGKNFMKIAWKGIIAVDVLHKLFRETRPYAKDREAVERLYQEGLDQIEKAIEKGEDLLSVLLDLKNRFTQIELNSQEKPKVGVVGEIYVRSNRFANEDLYRFLEDLGVEVWLPPITEWIHFINYTSKNWAKRLGLFKTYFRYILESKYLKWEEEKFVSVFKDVLDTAEELPVEELMKLTQKYIDIRFEGGEVLLSVGKAVEYTHNGVSGIVNVIPFACMPGNVVSALLKRIKEGEGKRLPLITVPCDGQKSLGTKMRIEAFVEQVKEFYNTKRTA
- a CDS encoding ATP synthase subunit I, which codes for MIKEVSPERFFGEAERLILGLVILFTILVYVLWGGIGETLSFLAGGFLGFLNFRTTKKEGIAFVKKIQEILLSDQKNLYNKERHAYIAKIYLKLLATAIVIYFLIAHLRAHPVFLVSAFVLVYFSLTAYSFIRFILWMRKEKKEILA
- a CDS encoding AtpZ/AtpI family protein; its protein translation is MKEKKDSAFKFLLEVLAESFTIGIAVVSSIIAGAVVGWLIEEKLLHGRTSPWITTIFIIFGAIGGIKNLLWYAKKRTKDIGKNDKGSKS